DNA sequence from the Acidothermus cellulolyticus 11B genome:
CGTTGCCGGGCGTCAGTCGGCTGATTGAGGCCGCGCATCGTTGGCGCACGTACCGCGTGACGTGGGTCGATACCCCCAGTGGCGATCGCGACAGGCGCAAGACCGACAAGCCGTGACCGTCTGCCTCTGCCGGGATGACCGAGGCAGGTTCCCGGGTCAGCGGCAGGCGGCCCGCCGGGAGCTGAACGAGCTCAGGCTCTGGCGCTACCCCCCGGTCTGCTCCGCCAATTTCGCCCGCAGCTGCAGCACCGCCTTGGTGTGCATTTGACAGATCCGGCTCTCGGTGACGCCGAGAACCTGGCCGATTTCCGCAAGCGTCAGCCCTTCGTAGTAATACAACGTGATAACGATTTTCTCGCGCTCAGGAAGAGCGTTGATCGCGCGCGACAGAAGGTACTTCGTCTCCTCGGTCTCGAATGCTTCGACGGGATCCTCAGCTTTGGTGTCTTCGAGCGTGTCGACCAGAGAGAGCCGATCGCCGCGGTCCCCGCCGACGTTGAGCAATTCATCAAGCGCAATCACATTGACGAAGGATACCTGGCTGAAAATGGCGTGCAGTTCATCGAGACTAATGCCGAGTTCTGCAGCAACCTCCGCCTCGGTAGGCGTCCGGTGCAGCTTGTGTTCGAGTGCGGCGTACGCTTTCTCGACTTCACGGGCCTTATAGCGGACCGAGCGGGGAATCCAGTCGATGGCCCGCAATTCATCGATAAT
Encoded proteins:
- the whiG gene encoding RNA polymerase sigma factor WhiG; this translates as MGQNIDAVTEQAGPDEVTAGLGETPPEEVTSREDAEAALRDLWRRFKETGDPELRERLILHYSPLVKYVAGRVGVGLPPNIEQADLVSYGIFGLIDAIEKFDLDRAIKFETYAINRIKGAIIDELRAIDWIPRSVRYKAREVEKAYAALEHKLHRTPTEAEVAAELGISLDELHAIFSQVSFVNVIALDELLNVGGDRGDRLSLVDTLEDTKAEDPVEAFETEETKYLLSRAINALPEREKIVITLYYYEGLTLAEIGQVLGVTESRICQMHTKAVLQLRAKLAEQTGG